One genomic region from Leptolyngbyaceae cyanobacterium JSC-12 encodes:
- a CDS encoding hypothetical protein (IMG reference gene:2510094815) — protein sequence MTIPAHSPKYSYVCSNDFKGFIPILNAQPDRRVIAEADNGQQVIELFRIRVVVKALQQGIIRL from the coding sequence ATGACTATTCCAGCTCACAGCCCTAAATATTCTTATGTTTGTAGTAACGACTTTAAAGGATTCATTCCTATTTTGAATGCTCAACCTGATAGGAGGGTAATTGCTGAAGCTGATAATGGGCAGCAGGTGATTGAACTATTTCGCATTCGTGTAGTGGTAAAAGCCCTACAACAAGGCATTATCAGGCTGTGA
- a CDS encoding ABC-type Fe3+ transport system, permease component (IMG reference gene:2510094816~PFAM: Binding-protein-dependent transport system inner membrane component), with protein MAWAIAALIAAPVLVILAGIFTNSVDTWNHLAATVLPAYITNSLLLMVGVGVGVLLVGVSTAWLITMCRFPGQQVFEWALLLPLAAPAYLLAYVYTEWLAFYGPVQTTLRDWFGWESVQDYWFPNVRSLWGAVFMLVLTLYPYVYLLARTAFLAQSTCTLEASRNLGCNPWRSFLTVALPLARPAIMAGLSLALMETLNDFGTVQHFGVDTFTTGIYRTWFGMGERPAATQLSAMLLLFVLGLILVERWSRGRAKFYQTANTIHQLSSYRLGGVRAIAAFFTCLLPIFLGLLIPGGLLLKMVLEPAASSDSDAESDYGSSEFVAANTNEQFWSFASHSFTLALATAAIAVVLSILLAYGLRLFPKPAIRLATQVAVMGYAVPGSVIAVGILVPLGLVDNAVDSWTRSTFGFSTGLLFSGTITALVYAYLVRFLAVSFSSVDASLASIKPSLDDAARSLGHTPTSTLFRVHAPLMWSGILTAAMLVFVDVMKELPATLIVRPFNFDTLAVRVYNLASDERLREAAAPALAIILVGLVPVILLSWQITRSRQRHDYSSSQP; from the coding sequence ATGGCATGGGCGATCGCTGCACTGATTGCCGCTCCAGTGCTAGTGATTTTGGCAGGGATTTTTACCAATTCTGTTGATACCTGGAACCATCTGGCTGCAACTGTGCTGCCAGCCTATATCACCAACTCACTGTTGCTGATGGTAGGTGTGGGCGTAGGCGTGTTACTAGTGGGGGTTAGCACGGCATGGCTGATTACCATGTGTCGGTTTCCTGGTCAGCAAGTGTTTGAATGGGCGTTGTTGTTGCCTCTGGCGGCTCCGGCTTATCTGCTGGCCTATGTCTATACGGAATGGTTAGCCTTCTACGGTCCTGTGCAAACTACGCTACGCGATTGGTTTGGTTGGGAAAGTGTGCAGGATTATTGGTTTCCCAATGTGCGATCGCTGTGGGGTGCAGTCTTCATGCTTGTTCTAACCCTCTATCCCTACGTGTACCTGCTGGCAAGAACTGCGTTTCTAGCACAATCAACCTGTACCTTAGAAGCCAGCCGAAATTTAGGGTGCAATCCCTGGCGTAGCTTTCTCACTGTAGCGTTACCCTTGGCACGTCCTGCGATTATGGCGGGACTATCGCTGGCGTTGATGGAAACATTAAATGACTTTGGCACAGTGCAGCATTTCGGTGTGGATACTTTTACCACGGGCATTTATCGCACTTGGTTTGGCATGGGAGAGCGTCCAGCGGCAACTCAACTCTCAGCCATGCTGTTGCTGTTTGTGTTGGGGTTGATTCTAGTAGAACGTTGGTCACGGGGACGGGCAAAGTTTTATCAAACAGCAAACACCATTCATCAATTATCTAGCTACCGTTTGGGGGGAGTTCGAGCGATCGCTGCCTTTTTCACCTGTTTGCTGCCGATTTTCCTGGGGTTACTGATTCCGGGTGGGTTGCTGTTAAAAATGGTGTTGGAACCTGCTGCCAGTTCAGATAGCGATGCAGAGAGTGACTATGGTTCCAGTGAATTTGTGGCAGCGAATACCAATGAACAGTTCTGGAGTTTTGCATCTCACAGTTTTACACTGGCACTGGCAACCGCCGCGATCGCAGTAGTTCTTTCTATCCTTCTTGCCTATGGACTGCGACTGTTCCCGAAGCCTGCCATCCGGTTAGCCACTCAGGTTGCAGTCATGGGTTATGCTGTTCCCGGTTCAGTCATCGCAGTAGGCATTTTAGTGCCGTTGGGTTTGGTGGATAACGCGGTTGATAGTTGGACTCGTTCCACCTTTGGCTTTTCGACGGGGTTGCTATTCAGTGGCACAATTACAGCTCTGGTGTATGCCTATCTCGTTCGCTTTCTGGCAGTCTCGTTCAGCAGTGTGGATGCCAGCCTTGCAAGTATCAAGCCTAGCCTGGATGATGCTGCTCGCAGCCTCGGACATACACCCACCAGCACGCTCTTTCGAGTGCATGCTCCGCTGATGTGGAGCGGAATTCTCACGGCTGCGATGTTGGTATTTGTCGATGTAATGAAAGAACTACCTGCCACACTCATCGTGCGTCCCTTTAACTTTGATACGCTGGCAGTCCGGGTATATAATCTTGCTTCCGATGAACGTCTGCGAGAAGCGGCTGCCCCTGCTTTAGCGATTATCTTGGTGGGCTTGGTTCCCGTGATTCTCCTAAGCTGGCAAATTACGCGATCGCGCCAACGACATGACTATTCCAGCTCACAGCCCTAA
- a CDS encoding ABC-type spermidine/putrescine transport system, ATPase component (IMG reference gene:2510094817~PFAM: ABC transporter; TOBE domain), with product MGQAEILRLESVTRQFSNNTVPAVNQVTFGLQQGDVLGLLGASGCGKTTLLRLIAGFERPQAGSIILNGETVAGEGVWTPPERRDVGMVFQDYALFPHLTVSKNVAFGLANQGRRGSRRFSPKQIQELTTDAIALVGLQGLEHRYPHELSGGQQQRVALARALAPHPTLILLDEPLSNLDVQVRLRLREEIRTVLKTTGTSAIFVTHDQEEALCISDWVAVMKQGRIEQFGTPEAIYQEPASRFVAEFVTQANFLPAAFNGSTWETEVGCFVQPSVLHSQPSANADLMIRQEDLQLEPDDAASVVIRDRQFLGREHRYCLLTPSGRELHARTTCDRLLPIGTRVKLSVLESALRVFPKESAS from the coding sequence ATGGGTCAGGCTGAAATTTTACGTCTGGAAAGTGTCACCAGACAGTTTTCTAACAATACAGTACCTGCAGTGAACCAGGTCACTTTTGGGTTACAGCAAGGGGATGTTCTGGGGTTATTGGGAGCATCTGGCTGTGGCAAAACCACACTTTTGCGGCTCATTGCTGGATTTGAGCGTCCCCAAGCGGGCAGCATTATCCTGAATGGCGAAACGGTTGCAGGAGAGGGCGTTTGGACTCCACCTGAACGGCGTGATGTGGGGATGGTGTTTCAGGACTATGCGCTGTTCCCCCATCTTACGGTGTCCAAAAATGTGGCATTTGGACTGGCAAACCAGGGACGCAGAGGCTCGCGGCGATTTAGCCCCAAACAAATTCAAGAACTCACTACAGATGCGATCGCCCTCGTGGGCTTGCAAGGGTTAGAACACCGCTATCCTCATGAACTTTCAGGGGGACAGCAGCAGCGAGTGGCCCTTGCTCGTGCACTAGCACCTCATCCCACATTGATATTACTGGATGAACCCTTAAGCAATTTAGATGTGCAAGTAAGACTGCGCCTGCGGGAAGAAATTCGTACCGTTCTCAAAACTACGGGGACCTCGGCGATTTTCGTCACCCATGATCAGGAAGAAGCTCTTTGCATTTCTGACTGGGTAGCAGTAATGAAGCAGGGGCGCATTGAACAGTTTGGTACCCCAGAAGCCATTTATCAGGAGCCAGCTTCGCGCTTTGTGGCAGAGTTTGTAACTCAAGCAAACTTTCTTCCTGCCGCCTTCAATGGTTCCACCTGGGAAACAGAGGTAGGATGTTTTGTCCAGCCTTCAGTGCTCCACTCTCAACCTTCCGCCAACGCCGATCTAATGATCCGGCAGGAAGACCTCCAGCTAGAACCAGATGATGCAGCTTCCGTAGTGATTCGCGATCGCCAATTCCTAGGTCGAGAACATCGTTATTGCCTGTTAACCCCTTCTGGACGCGAACTACACGCCCGCACCACCTGCGATCGCTTACTCCCAATCGGAACACGAGTCAAACTTTCGGTTCTTGAATCAGCATTGCGCGTTTTTCCCAAAGAATCGGCATCCTGA
- a CDS encoding hypothetical protein (IMG reference gene:2510094818): MKRWNKSAYTPAATWLIAIAIHGLLLVFPVVSLPTKQSSKSESGRVRVTVLPQAATAKKAAVQNRVNRAVSSLPVPALRREPPQPRPIPTPQVQPSPVPQKARSQPNFSRPSAVSQPKIRPNPTPASLAAPGDLVVNLGRLPNTKPCKNLEGCWQSGDSQWRAVYQNVQQQLSEQGYQLTELELEDDTGFRVSQVSRNGATKYYLHLLSTLQGTVYVLNPTQLDKDEVAQKLDNPS; encoded by the coding sequence TTGAAACGGTGGAATAAGTCAGCGTATACTCCAGCTGCTACCTGGCTGATTGCGATCGCGATTCATGGGCTGTTGCTTGTGTTTCCTGTTGTGTCGCTTCCAACCAAGCAGTCGTCAAAATCAGAATCAGGGCGGGTGCGAGTAACCGTATTACCGCAAGCTGCTACCGCAAAGAAAGCTGCTGTGCAAAATCGAGTGAATCGGGCAGTTTCCTCGCTGCCAGTGCCTGCGCTCAGGCGGGAACCACCTCAACCTCGCCCAATCCCAACCCCTCAAGTTCAGCCATCACCAGTTCCTCAAAAAGCGCGATCGCAGCCTAATTTCTCTCGTCCCAGTGCTGTTTCTCAACCAAAGATTCGTCCTAACCCTACTCCTGCTTCACTTGCTGCTCCTGGTGATTTGGTAGTGAATTTAGGACGCCTCCCTAATACCAAACCGTGCAAAAACCTGGAGGGATGTTGGCAGTCAGGGGATAGTCAGTGGCGAGCAGTGTATCAAAACGTGCAACAACAGCTTTCAGAACAGGGTTATCAACTCACTGAGTTAGAGCTTGAGGATGACACCGGATTTAGAGTGTCTCAAGTCTCTAGGAATGGAGCCACGAAGTATTATCTGCACTTACTCTCGACGTTGCAAGGAACGGTGTATGTGTTGAACCCCACTCAACTGGACAAAGACGAAGTTGCCCAAAAATTGGACAATCCAAGTTAA
- a CDS encoding FO synthase subunit 1 (IMG reference gene:2510094819~PFAM: Radical SAM superfamily~TIGRFAM: 7,8-didemethyl-8-hydroxy-5-deazariboflavin synthase, CofG subunit) gives MATSCTRVTYSPAYTLVPTYECFNRCSYCNFRADPGESPWITLTEAEAKLRSLPSSVTEILVLSGEVHPNSPRRTVWFEHIYHLCELALSLGFLPHTNAGPLSYQEMERLKGVNASMGLMLEQITPALVQTVHRHAPSKQPELRLQQLRWAGELQIPFTTGLLLGIGETVHDRLATLEAIAQIHTQFGHIQEVILQPYSPGSTEAWGGCAMRPADLVELVGIARRILPPAITIQVPPNLILEFSLLTACLEAGARDLGGIGPCDEVNPDYPHPVPTDLQTRLAEAGWQLVPRLPVYPHYLEWLPQSLRAIAQHRQLI, from the coding sequence ATGGCAACGTCTTGCACAAGAGTTACCTACAGTCCGGCTTACACTCTGGTTCCCACCTATGAGTGTTTTAATCGATGTAGCTACTGTAATTTCCGTGCCGATCCAGGTGAGAGTCCCTGGATTACCTTGACTGAGGCAGAAGCAAAGCTGCGATCGCTGCCTTCTTCCGTAACTGAAATTTTGGTGCTCAGCGGTGAGGTCCATCCCAACAGTCCACGCCGAACTGTCTGGTTTGAGCACATCTACCATTTGTGTGAGCTGGCGTTGTCCCTTGGCTTTTTGCCTCATACGAATGCTGGACCCCTGAGCTATCAGGAAATGGAGCGGCTCAAAGGGGTCAATGCATCAATGGGCCTAATGCTGGAACAGATCACACCCGCTTTGGTGCAAACAGTTCATCGCCATGCTCCCAGTAAGCAGCCAGAACTTCGACTGCAACAGTTACGGTGGGCAGGAGAACTCCAGATCCCGTTTACGACTGGGCTGTTACTGGGGATTGGGGAAACCGTCCACGATCGCCTGGCAACGCTGGAAGCGATCGCCCAAATCCATACTCAGTTTGGACATATCCAGGAAGTGATTTTGCAACCCTACAGCCCCGGAAGTACTGAAGCCTGGGGTGGTTGTGCAATGCGTCCAGCCGATCTGGTCGAGTTGGTGGGGATCGCCCGTCGAATCTTGCCACCCGCGATCACCATTCAAGTCCCCCCTAACTTAATCCTGGAATTCTCATTGTTAACTGCTTGTCTGGAAGCTGGAGCACGAGATCTGGGCGGCATTGGACCTTGTGACGAAGTGAATCCAGATTATCCTCACCCTGTGCCTACTGACTTACAAACTCGGCTGGCGGAGGCTGGCTGGCAATTGGTTCCGCGCCTGCCGGTGTATCCACACTATCTGGAGTGGTTGCCGCAGTCCCTTCGGGCGATCGCTCAACACCGCCAACTTATTTGA
- a CDS encoding response regulator containing a CheY-like receiver domain and an HTH DNA-binding domain (IMG reference gene:2510094820~PFAM: Bacterial regulatory proteins, luxR family) → MTAPILTSSIDFLPIDSLFEYRPQPFTGTLAPRSAGKPSGANRSRDRLSANHPTELTDLSLIWSRLLELLPQGVIVVSRNLTPVYWNQKAKQLCRSLTDAEFSGSTLPLPVSEACHRIIREHSALDTALILECQTSSGHIVRVSARWLERATTHDLSSGGRVMSGDTANGTSAFIAVILENCEEVMRQEMAIQQKKYDLTDREAEIWMLLRQENTYQEIAQKLQISLNTVKTHVKNVYAKRRSCQGKEKFWC, encoded by the coding sequence ATGACAGCCCCCATTTTGACTAGTTCAATCGATTTTCTGCCGATTGATTCTCTGTTTGAATATCGTCCGCAGCCGTTTACTGGGACGCTTGCCCCACGTTCTGCTGGTAAGCCGAGTGGTGCCAATCGATCGCGCGATCGTCTTAGCGCCAACCATCCTACTGAACTAACCGACCTCAGCCTCATCTGGAGTCGGTTGTTGGAACTTTTGCCGCAAGGGGTCATTGTTGTCTCGCGGAACCTGACCCCAGTGTATTGGAATCAGAAAGCAAAGCAACTTTGTCGATCGCTGACGGATGCCGAGTTTTCTGGCTCAACCTTGCCACTCCCAGTATCGGAGGCGTGTCATCGGATAATTCGAGAACATTCAGCATTAGATACCGCGTTAATCCTGGAATGCCAGACCTCAAGCGGACATATCGTTAGAGTGAGTGCGCGTTGGCTAGAAAGGGCAACCACTCATGACCTGTCTTCTGGTGGTCGTGTGATGTCTGGTGACACCGCAAATGGAACATCTGCCTTTATCGCTGTGATCCTAGAAAACTGTGAGGAGGTAATGCGGCAGGAGATGGCAATTCAACAGAAGAAGTACGATTTGACTGATCGCGAAGCGGAAATCTGGATGCTGCTGCGGCAAGAGAACACCTATCAGGAAATTGCTCAAAAGCTGCAAATTAGCTTAAACACGGTAAAAACTCACGTGAAGAATGTTTATGCTAAGCGCCGCAGTTGCCAGGGCAAAGAAAAGTTCTGGTGTTAA
- a CDS encoding hypothetical protein (IMG reference gene:2510094821) has translation MVRALNNPELREKLPKRVNLFRENQRKIRNRSKQAESKGFLERSFRHQPIIWTIIKIIATSGERCSSLLEGCRQDLVGCGNHYYQRVFSVREELGRKNFTSLQATSKSFRGAGIASALLTLLQPAHCTFIDKALRMGVSTRRSRIYDSPHFD, from the coding sequence ATGGTTAGAGCTTTGAACAACCCTGAATTGCGGGAAAAGCTACCCAAAAGGGTGAACCTTTTTAGAGAAAATCAAAGGAAAATCCGAAATAGGAGTAAACAAGCTGAATCTAAAGGATTCTTAGAAAGGAGCTTCCGTCATCAGCCCATAATCTGGACAATTATTAAGATAATTGCGACCAGTGGTGAGAGATGCAGCTCGCTGCTAGAGGGTTGCCGTCAAGACTTGGTTGGTTGTGGTAATCATTATTATCAACGAGTGTTTTCTGTTCGTGAAGAACTTGGCAGGAAAAACTTCACCTCACTTCAGGCTACTTCGAAAAGCTTCAGGGGGGCTGGTATAGCTTCGGCGTTATTGACTCTGCTGCAGCCTGCTCATTGCACCTTCATTGATAAGGCATTGAGAATGGGCGTTAGCACTCGAAGGAGCCGGATCTATGACAGCCCCCATTTTGACTAG
- a CDS encoding hypothetical protein (IMG reference gene:2510094822) yields the protein MIPFQPGSESHPSIQPDVLDQLFSREHQHNYVNLLQGRGGLTRRRAEYFVRLWAYLLLKQQNDLNHHELQPLTQLLPTETLVSCTHREAAELFYGQKDRGSDRAAGMMIDQLVALGLLEKRFDGQTLCLRVRPLPELTADPKAQPAFQIKADSFNPRTDAIPVAGLIRQTYAMAADDAAIAPQRIARILRQWADEYPLGLRVLRRTDNFNPVGVSILYPTARETEDIFSRPPGKSFYLTSNVDIDPVQRAKPGDPNCMAVYIRAWLVDMTYLKRPYLCELLKDTQETLRKMQVDFPNLCDLYSPVIHPLYEELRMVLGFQRTCEEHRPFYWIYLSLDRYLELDIEQALAKLQLSDPSGSA from the coding sequence ATGATCCCGTTTCAACCTGGTTCTGAATCTCACCCATCGATACAGCCAGATGTGCTTGATCAACTTTTCTCACGTGAGCACCAACATAATTATGTGAACCTACTGCAAGGTAGAGGAGGGTTGACTCGACGGCGGGCTGAATACTTTGTTAGGCTTTGGGCTTACTTATTACTGAAGCAACAAAACGACCTCAATCATCATGAGCTTCAACCGCTGACCCAGTTACTGCCAACAGAGACGCTAGTGTCATGTACACATCGTGAAGCGGCTGAGTTGTTTTACGGTCAAAAAGATCGTGGCAGCGATCGCGCAGCGGGCATGATGATCGATCAGCTCGTCGCACTGGGACTGCTAGAAAAACGATTTGACGGGCAAACGTTGTGTCTTCGAGTGCGTCCACTTCCCGAACTCACCGCCGATCCCAAAGCACAACCTGCTTTCCAGATCAAAGCTGATAGCTTTAATCCACGAACGGACGCAATTCCAGTAGCTGGGTTAATTCGCCAAACTTATGCAATGGCAGCCGATGATGCGGCGATCGCCCCACAACGCATCGCTAGAATCTTGCGACAGTGGGCAGATGAATACCCGTTAGGGTTGCGAGTTCTACGCCGAACCGACAACTTTAACCCAGTAGGCGTTTCGATTCTTTATCCCACTGCCAGGGAAACAGAAGATATATTTTCTCGCCCCCCTGGTAAAAGCTTTTATCTCACTTCCAACGTTGACATAGATCCTGTGCAACGAGCAAAGCCAGGCGATCCAAATTGCATGGCGGTTTACATTCGGGCATGGCTGGTTGATATGACCTACCTCAAACGTCCCTACCTCTGCGAATTGCTAAAAGATACCCAGGAGACATTGCGCAAAATGCAAGTGGATTTTCCAAATCTGTGTGATTTATACTCTCCCGTAATTCATCCACTATACGAAGAACTACGGATGGTACTAGGGTTTCAAAGAACCTGCGAAGAACATCGCCCCTTTTACTGGATCTATCTCTCCCTAGATCGTTATTTGGAGCTTGATATTGAGCAAGCTCTGGCAAAACTGCAATTGAGTGACCCCTCTGGCTCTGCTTAG
- a CDS encoding photosystem II DI subunit, Q(B) protein (IMG reference gene:2510094823~PFAM: Photosynthetic reaction centre protein~TIGRFAM: photosystem II, DI subunit (also called Q(B))) — translation MTTTLQRAERQNVWSQFCEWITSTENRLYIGWFGVLMIPTLLAATICYVIAFIAAPPVDIDGIREPVAGSLLYGNNIISGAVVPSSNAIGLHFYPIWEAASLDEWLYNGGPYQLVVLHFLIGVFCYMGREWELSYRLGMRPWICVAYSAPVAAATAVFLIYPIGQGSFSDGMPLGISGTFNFMFVFQAEHNILMHPFHMLGVAGVFGGSLFSAMHGSLVTSSLVRETTETESQNYGYKFGQEEETYNIVAAHGYFGRLIFQYASFNNSRSLHFFLGAWPVIGIWFTALGISTMAFNLNGFNFNQSIIDSQGRVVATWADVLNRANLGMEVMHERNAHNFPLDLAAGEATPVALTAPAING, via the coding sequence ATGACCACGACCTTACAGCGCGCCGAGCGCCAAAACGTGTGGAGTCAGTTTTGCGAGTGGATCACCTCAACCGAAAACCGCCTATACATCGGCTGGTTCGGCGTATTGATGATCCCCACCCTCCTGGCTGCCACCATCTGCTACGTCATCGCCTTCATCGCTGCTCCCCCTGTGGACATCGATGGCATTCGTGAACCCGTCGCTGGCTCCCTACTGTACGGCAACAACATCATCTCCGGTGCAGTTGTCCCCTCCAGCAATGCCATTGGACTACACTTCTACCCCATCTGGGAAGCCGCCTCTCTAGACGAGTGGCTATACAACGGCGGTCCCTACCAACTGGTTGTCCTGCACTTCCTGATCGGCGTCTTCTGCTACATGGGACGTGAATGGGAACTATCCTACCGTCTAGGCATGCGCCCCTGGATCTGCGTCGCCTACTCCGCCCCCGTTGCGGCAGCAACCGCTGTTTTCCTGATCTACCCCATCGGACAAGGCTCCTTCTCCGACGGCATGCCCCTGGGCATCTCCGGCACCTTCAACTTCATGTTCGTGTTCCAAGCCGAGCACAACATCCTGATGCACCCCTTCCACATGCTGGGTGTAGCCGGAGTCTTCGGCGGCAGCTTGTTCTCCGCCATGCACGGTTCCTTGGTGACCTCCTCCTTAGTGCGTGAGACCACCGAAACCGAGTCACAGAACTACGGGTACAAGTTTGGTCAAGAAGAAGAAACCTACAACATCGTAGCGGCTCACGGCTACTTCGGTCGGTTGATCTTCCAATACGCGAGCTTCAACAACTCTCGTTCCTTGCACTTCTTCCTGGGTGCATGGCCTGTGATTGGGATTTGGTTCACCGCATTGGGCATCAGCACCATGGCGTTCAACCTCAACGGGTTCAACTTCAATCAGTCCATCATCGACTCTCAAGGTCGTGTGGTTGCTACCTGGGCTGATGTGCTCAACCGTGCCAACCTAGGGATGGAAGTGATGCACGAGCGCAACGCTCACAACTTCCCATTGGATTTGGCGGCAGGTGAAGCGACTCCTGTGGCTTTGACTGCTCCTGCGATCAATGGCTAA
- a CDS encoding hypothetical protein (IMG reference gene:2510094824), translating into MRDNRLIRLIQSANVFIFFGVGLLLLSVLGYITYQIYQSSFRERTISGVVNTENTHQTQQAKVSLGAFTPIEGTPYHFAPISAKQNYRQDYYDKAALSTRNYLILDTKDRSAVRLVPNNDALFLSIEKLGHSAQSGKLEKTEGLWYQVVKADTNGDKRLTETDLKTIAVSEVSGKSYKELISQVEQVLGSSQPSPNTLLVIYRTNARHFVSEIDLLAQKVVATQELPSIE; encoded by the coding sequence ATGCGTGACAACCGCTTAATACGCCTGATTCAGTCAGCTAACGTGTTCATCTTTTTTGGAGTTGGATTACTCCTGCTGAGCGTGCTAGGTTACATAACTTATCAGATTTACCAGAGTTCATTCAGAGAGCGAACTATTTCAGGTGTTGTCAATACTGAAAATACTCATCAAACCCAGCAAGCAAAAGTGAGCTTAGGCGCGTTTACGCCAATTGAAGGGACTCCCTACCATTTCGCTCCCATCAGTGCTAAACAAAATTATCGGCAAGATTATTATGACAAGGCTGCACTGAGTACTCGAAACTACCTGATTTTAGATACTAAAGACAGGTCTGCTGTACGCCTTGTACCAAATAACGATGCCTTATTTTTGAGTATTGAAAAATTAGGTCATTCAGCCCAAAGCGGCAAGTTAGAAAAAACTGAAGGGCTTTGGTATCAAGTCGTTAAGGCAGACACGAATGGCGATAAAAGGTTGACTGAAACTGATCTCAAAACCATTGCAGTTTCAGAAGTCTCAGGAAAAAGCTACAAAGAGCTGATTTCTCAGGTTGAGCAAGTACTGGGGAGTTCTCAACCTTCCCCCAATACATTACTTGTGATTTATCGAACAAATGCCAGACACTTTGTCAGTGAAATTGATCTGCTAGCTCAGAAAGTTGTTGCTACGCAAGAGCTACCATCAATCGAGTAG
- a CDS encoding hypothetical protein (IMG reference gene:2510094825), whose amino-acid sequence MPCKLGEIAFTPEVQATQSKCSSRAKGQTNDESPVFTEPFKSKEEHNLLPKHAFYLSETSQVRGHAA is encoded by the coding sequence ATGCCCTGTAAACTTGGAGAAATTGCTTTCACCCCAGAAGTACAGGCAACCCAGTCTAAGTGCAGTTCTCGTGCTAAGGGGCAAACAAATGATGAAAGCCCAGTTTTCACTGAGCCTTTCAAAAGCAAAGAAGAACACAATCTTCTTCCAAAGCACGCTTTTTATTTGTCAGAAACATCACAGGTAAGAGGGCATGCTGCGTAA
- a CDS encoding hypothetical protein (IMG reference gene:2510094826): MTVSQSQMVNQSDYGLMLRSFLLWTGILTVCLLILGFPVGILIVTIGSLLAMVLQSFLPGVGILLVAGGVIGVQVLGVLVAAAVLTFKGVHPKNVSWLPWMRGEADLKHESVYAACPLTCDVSDK, from the coding sequence GTGACTGTTTCTCAAAGCCAGATGGTTAATCAGTCTGACTATGGGTTGATGCTAAGAAGCTTTTTGTTGTGGACAGGAATTTTGACGGTTTGCTTGCTGATTCTTGGGTTTCCTGTTGGTATTTTGATTGTGACAATCGGTTCATTATTGGCAATGGTTCTTCAATCCTTCCTGCCAGGCGTGGGAATTTTGCTAGTCGCAGGCGGCGTTATTGGAGTTCAAGTATTAGGTGTTTTAGTTGCGGCAGCAGTCTTAACCTTTAAAGGCGTTCATCCAAAAAATGTAAGTTGGCTGCCTTGGATGCGTGGTGAAGCTGACCTGAAGCATGAGTCAGTTTACGCAGCATGCCCTCTTACCTGTGATGTTTCTGACAAATAA